A genome region from Anaerobacillus alkaliphilus includes the following:
- a CDS encoding amidase family protein, whose translation MQNPRLKQLHDEWLVEATIDEIREKLTNGEISSKYLVLMYLYRIANFDQINSVLEINPDALHIAEALDVERKEKGPRSPLHGIPILVKDNIDTADKMHTSAGSLALQDSIALKDSTVAKQLRDAGAIILGKTNMTEWANFMTIGMPSGYSSRGGQVLNPYGPGKFDVGGSSAGSGASIAANLAAAAVGTETSGSILSPASQNSLVGIKPTVGLISRTGIIPIAFSQDTAGPMARTVKDAVYLLNALVGNDESDPVTKTNPLVNTDFLEFLGETDLHGVRLGIARETYFEYLTEEKLVVMNAAIEKLTELGAEVVEVTIPSTKEKWSYDVLTYEFKVALNSYLNSLSPSANIRSLADVIKFNNEDPDQMLKYGQTLLEEAEETSGTLREKEYVNAREHDIYKSTEQGIDATLEEHKLDAIVFPNNFGAGIPAKAGYPSITVPAGYTEEGEPVGITFTGTAFSEPKLIEVAYAYEQGTKARKAPKMKNE comes from the coding sequence ATGCAAAATCCTAGATTAAAACAACTTCATGATGAATGGTTAGTAGAAGCGACAATAGATGAAATAAGAGAGAAATTAACAAATGGAGAGATTTCGTCAAAATATCTTGTACTTATGTATCTTTATCGAATTGCGAACTTTGACCAGATTAACTCTGTCTTAGAGATTAATCCTGATGCGCTACACATTGCAGAAGCTCTTGATGTTGAACGAAAAGAAAAGGGTCCACGTAGTCCACTTCATGGGATTCCTATTCTTGTAAAAGATAATATTGATACAGCCGATAAAATGCATACAAGTGCAGGCTCTCTGGCATTACAGGACTCGATTGCGTTGAAAGATTCGACAGTTGCAAAGCAACTAAGAGATGCTGGAGCGATTATTCTGGGAAAAACAAATATGACGGAATGGGCAAATTTTATGACGATTGGAATGCCTAGTGGTTATAGTTCAAGGGGTGGACAAGTCCTTAACCCTTATGGACCTGGGAAATTTGATGTAGGTGGATCAAGTGCTGGTTCGGGTGCTTCGATTGCTGCCAATTTAGCAGCAGCAGCGGTTGGCACAGAAACGTCTGGATCAATTTTAAGCCCTGCTAGTCAAAATTCTTTGGTCGGTATTAAACCTACGGTTGGATTAATCAGTAGGACTGGAATTATTCCGATTGCATTTAGCCAAGATACGGCAGGACCGATGGCTAGAACGGTTAAGGATGCGGTTTACTTATTAAACGCCTTAGTTGGTAATGATGAGAGCGATCCTGTCACAAAAACCAATCCACTAGTCAACACAGACTTCTTGGAGTTTCTTGGGGAAACTGATTTACATGGAGTTCGTTTGGGGATTGCTCGCGAAACATACTTTGAGTATTTAACGGAAGAGAAGTTAGTTGTAATGAATGCTGCAATTGAAAAGTTAACGGAGCTGGGTGCAGAAGTTGTTGAGGTTACGATTCCTTCAACAAAAGAAAAATGGTCATACGATGTGTTAACGTATGAATTTAAAGTTGCACTTAATTCCTATTTAAATTCTCTTTCACCTTCAGCAAACATTCGTTCATTAGCAGATGTTATTAAGTTTAATAACGAAGATCCAGATCAAATGTTAAAATACGGGCAAACGTTGTTAGAAGAAGCGGAGGAGACATCGGGTACTTTAAGGGAAAAAGAGTATGTAAATGCAAGAGAACATGATATCTATAAGTCAACAGAACAGGGAATTGATGCAACTCTTGAGGAGCACAAGTTAGACGCAATTGTCTTCCCAAATAATTTTGGTGCAGGTATTCCAGCAAAAGCTGGTTATCCATCGATTACGGTTCCGGCAGGATATACCGAAGAAGGGGAGCCAGTGGGGATTACGTTTACAGGTACTGCATTTAGCGAACCGAAGCTGATAGAAGTGGCTTATGCTTATGAGCAAGGTACAAAAGCAAGAAAAGCACCTAAAATGAAAAATGAGTAA
- a CDS encoding transglycosylase domain-containing protein, with protein MKLKQNMRRILVTFIIAFALMFTVAAIFLTKLIVEAYEVDLSKLEEPLPRPTVIIDKNGEAASELSSARFTSVPLSRIPDELIHAIIAVEDQRFFDHSGVDIRGIARSAWRNFRAGSVVQGGSTITQQLAKNLFFTSDRTYTRKFNEIVTAYRIERNYSKQDILELYLNQIYFGEGTWGIQDAAKTYFGKDVQEISVAEAALLAALPKAPTHYSPFQNEQKAKERRDLVLYLLYEQNYIDKEEYEKAVNSGIVLRDWELEGLRGKYPSYVDYVLEEAIHKYGFSEEYILTGGLHIFTQMDPVVQNAIEVAYVANELFPESTSEELVQSASVVIDPYTGGVRGLIGYRGQHVYRGFNRATQLKRQPGSAIKPLAVFAPALENGYRPSSMLLDERKNFNGYSPRNYNDRYLGRVSMYDALIHSINVPAVALLNDMGVGVGVDFLQRSSIPLVRDDRNLSLALGGFTEGVSPMDMAQAFSMFPNLGSMKKAHAITRITSSTGEILLEVVEEEVQVMSPENAYTMTQMLMGVVEEGTGKNATLGRPTAGKTGTTQLPNTGSFEGVSGVKDAWFVGYSPELVTAVWVGYDKLDTSNLMQTAGGNHPAKIFQAIMTTSLQNTMVTNFPKPENYREEVKPGKPAKEDKNPPKGKENNPGQGNTKDNNSGKGNKKENKKGKDKGKN; from the coding sequence ATGAAATTAAAACAGAATATGCGCCGTATCTTAGTTACATTCATCATTGCTTTTGCATTGATGTTCACTGTAGCAGCAATTTTCCTTACAAAGTTAATTGTAGAGGCTTACGAAGTTGACCTTAGTAAGTTAGAAGAGCCGTTGCCAAGGCCAACGGTCATTATAGATAAAAATGGAGAGGCGGCTTCTGAACTCTCGTCAGCTAGGTTTACTTCAGTGCCGTTGTCTAGAATACCTGACGAACTAATTCATGCGATTATTGCCGTAGAGGACCAGCGCTTTTTTGATCATTCAGGTGTAGATATTCGTGGGATTGCAAGATCTGCATGGAGAAACTTTCGAGCTGGGTCTGTTGTTCAAGGTGGAAGTACGATAACGCAACAGTTAGCGAAAAATTTGTTTTTTACATCAGATAGAACCTATACTAGAAAGTTTAATGAAATCGTAACAGCGTATCGGATTGAGCGGAACTATAGTAAACAGGATATATTGGAACTTTACTTAAATCAAATCTATTTTGGTGAAGGGACATGGGGCATTCAAGATGCAGCAAAGACGTATTTCGGCAAAGATGTTCAGGAGATTTCAGTCGCTGAAGCAGCTCTTTTAGCAGCCTTACCAAAAGCGCCTACCCACTATTCTCCGTTTCAAAATGAACAAAAAGCAAAGGAACGACGAGATCTTGTTTTATATTTGCTGTATGAACAAAACTATATAGATAAAGAAGAATATGAAAAAGCCGTAAATTCAGGAATTGTACTTAGGGACTGGGAACTTGAGGGTTTAAGAGGGAAATACCCTAGTTATGTGGACTATGTCCTTGAAGAAGCCATACATAAGTATGGTTTCAGTGAAGAATATATTTTAACGGGTGGACTGCATATTTTTACGCAAATGGATCCTGTGGTTCAGAATGCGATAGAAGTTGCATATGTGGCAAATGAGCTGTTTCCAGAGAGTACAAGTGAGGAGCTTGTTCAAAGCGCATCTGTCGTTATTGATCCTTATACTGGGGGAGTGCGAGGACTGATTGGCTACCGTGGTCAACATGTGTACCGTGGCTTTAACCGTGCAACTCAGTTGAAACGGCAACCAGGTTCTGCAATTAAACCGTTAGCTGTATTTGCCCCGGCCTTGGAAAATGGCTATCGTCCATCAAGCATGCTCCTTGATGAGAGGAAGAACTTTAATGGATATTCTCCACGGAATTATAATGATCGCTACCTTGGAAGAGTATCTATGTATGATGCATTAATTCATTCAATCAATGTTCCTGCAGTAGCGCTTTTAAATGATATGGGAGTGGGTGTAGGAGTGGATTTCCTCCAGCGATCAAGTATTCCATTAGTTCGTGATGATCGCAATTTAAGCTTAGCTCTTGGTGGGTTTACCGAAGGGGTATCACCGATGGACATGGCTCAAGCGTTTAGTATGTTCCCTAACCTTGGTTCAATGAAAAAAGCTCATGCAATAACGAGAATAACTTCTAGCACTGGAGAAATTTTGTTAGAAGTTGTTGAGGAAGAAGTTCAAGTCATGAGTCCAGAAAATGCTTATACAATGACGCAGATGCTAATGGGTGTTGTCGAAGAGGGGACTGGAAAAAATGCTACCCTAGGGCGACCAACAGCAGGAAAGACGGGTACGACACAGTTACCGAATACCGGGAGTTTTGAAGGAGTTAGTGGAGTCAAAGATGCTTGGTTCGTTGGTTATTCCCCTGAGCTAGTGACAGCGGTTTGGGTAGGGTATGACAAGCTGGATACAAGCAACCTCATGCAGACAGCAGGAGGAAATCATCCTGCAAAGATATTCCAAGCCATTATGACAACTTCTTTACAGAATACTATGGTTACGAATTTCCCGAAGCCTGAGAATTACCGTGAAGAAGTGAAACCAGGTAAACCTGCGAAGGAAGATAAAAATCCTCCAAAAGGGAAAGAGAATAATCCAGGGCAAGGAAATACCAAAGACAACAACTCAGGCAAGGGAAATAAGAAGGAAAACAAAAAGGGCAAGGATAAAGGTAAGAACTGA
- a CDS encoding LysM peptidoglycan-binding domain-containing protein, translated as MKKQTSLLLTSVLALGMTFGVADLSPKASSVTTVKINKGDTLWGVSQQYEGVSVSDLLTTNPHLDPYALPIGQELTIVHPNNHFGQEQELVTYAVQPGDTLYSIAERYEGVTVQGLLHLNEGIDPYHLPVGMVLFLAIPDEPTMVFHTIQPGNTFWQIASVYDGVTVEDLRAANPHVNENELTIGSQIIIPLD; from the coding sequence ATGAAAAAACAAACGTCACTATTACTAACATCAGTTTTGGCTTTAGGGATGACATTTGGAGTTGCTGATCTGTCACCAAAGGCTTCATCAGTAACAACAGTCAAGATTAACAAGGGAGATACGCTTTGGGGAGTTTCCCAACAGTATGAGGGGGTTTCTGTTAGCGATCTACTAACTACCAATCCACATCTCGACCCTTATGCATTACCGATTGGTCAGGAACTCACAATTGTGCACCCGAACAACCATTTTGGTCAAGAACAAGAGCTTGTAACCTATGCTGTTCAGCCAGGGGATACGCTTTACAGTATAGCTGAGCGCTATGAAGGTGTAACTGTACAAGGTTTATTACACTTAAACGAAGGAATTGACCCTTATCATTTACCTGTTGGGATGGTTCTTTTCCTAGCAATACCAGATGAACCTACTATGGTCTTCCATACCATTCAACCAGGAAATACATTCTGGCAGATTGCTAGCGTTTATGATGGTGTGACAGTTGAAGATTTAAGAGCGGCTAACCCGCACGTAAATGAAAATGAGCTGACTATAGGATCACAAATTATCATTCCACTAGATTAA
- a CDS encoding metallophosphoesterase has product MKRLMKKRIWYLIVTIILVSYFIYFQNNSIVISDYTIKNGTIPPSFDGYKIVQLSDLHSKSFGRDQNRLVKKVEKIAPDLIVFTGDLVDSKRYDEVSSLLLMEELVQLAPVYFVTGNHEWWSGKIHTLEGKLTNIGVSVLRNIAEDLYINSDMITIIGIDDPAKLGVSHSELETAEIDFTYAIEGVDKDHQFTMLLAHRPELVSLYSSYSVDLVFSGHAHGGQFRVPFIGGLIAPNQGLFPKYSSGKHQLDGTTMIVNRGLGNSIIPIRLFNRPEVVVVTLDN; this is encoded by the coding sequence ATGAAACGGCTAATGAAGAAACGAATATGGTATTTAATAGTTACAATCATTTTAGTGAGTTATTTCATTTATTTTCAAAATAATTCAATCGTTATTTCAGACTATACAATTAAAAATGGTACGATCCCACCGAGTTTTGATGGTTATAAAATCGTGCAGTTATCAGATTTACATAGCAAATCATTTGGGCGAGATCAAAACAGGCTAGTTAAGAAGGTGGAGAAGATAGCCCCTGACTTAATTGTTTTTACGGGAGATTTAGTAGATTCTAAACGCTACGATGAGGTTAGTAGTCTTCTCCTAATGGAGGAATTGGTCCAGCTAGCTCCTGTGTATTTTGTGACAGGAAATCACGAATGGTGGTCAGGGAAAATTCATACGTTAGAAGGGAAATTAACGAATATTGGTGTTAGTGTACTGAGGAATATAGCTGAAGATCTCTACATTAATAGTGATATGATTACCATCATAGGTATTGATGATCCTGCCAAACTGGGTGTGTCCCACTCAGAACTAGAAACCGCAGAGATAGACTTTACCTATGCGATTGAAGGTGTAGATAAGGATCATCAATTTACGATGTTACTTGCCCATCGTCCTGAATTAGTATCGTTATATTCAAGTTACAGTGTTGATTTAGTTTTTTCAGGACATGCCCATGGGGGACAGTTTAGAGTTCCTTTTATTGGGGGTCTAATAGCCCCAAACCAAGGATTATTTCCTAAGTATTCTTCAGGAAAACACCAGTTAGATGGGACGACGATGATTGTCAATCGAGGACTTGGTAACAGCATTATTCCAATACGTTTATTTAACCGGCCAGAAGTAGTGGTTGTGACTTTAGATAATTAG
- a CDS encoding TetR/AcrR family transcriptional regulator: MSPRKPASEELTREMILKEARLQFIEKDFQKVSMRNIAKQLGCSHGAIYYHFKNKAELFNGVVEEDFARLNQLIENVVEGNEDDESKLTSIFLRFIEFGLDHQSQYEIMFMTRNSEVDSLNQQAAYMSYQKFAQSVQTLCRKRLAIKDVWSAFIALHGFVSYYRGYVTRYEDVKVTAEGHVKFIVKGLKSS, from the coding sequence ATGTCACCAAGAAAACCTGCCTCTGAAGAATTAACACGAGAAATGATCTTGAAAGAGGCGAGATTACAATTTATTGAAAAAGATTTCCAAAAGGTGTCCATGAGAAATATTGCGAAACAATTGGGCTGTAGTCATGGGGCCATTTATTACCACTTTAAAAATAAAGCTGAGTTATTTAATGGAGTAGTTGAAGAGGATTTTGCTAGACTTAATCAGTTGATTGAGAATGTGGTTGAAGGGAACGAGGATGACGAGTCAAAGTTAACTTCCATCTTTCTTCGATTTATTGAATTTGGCCTAGATCATCAAAGCCAATACGAAATTATGTTTATGACAAGAAATTCAGAAGTAGATAGTTTAAACCAACAAGCAGCTTATATGAGCTATCAGAAATTCGCCCAATCTGTTCAGACGTTATGTCGGAAGAGGCTTGCGATTAAAGATGTCTGGTCAGCGTTTATTGCTTTGCACGGTTTTGTTTCATATTACCGAGGGTACGTAACTCGGTATGAGGATGTGAAGGTAACAGCTGAAGGGCATGTGAAATTTATTGTAAAAGGATTAAAAAGTTCATAA
- a CDS encoding DMT family transporter translates to MKVEKGKLRFFGIVLVLLAAVFWGVSGTVAQYLFQEHGVGVSWLVVIRLLVSGLLILLITMIKRENNIWAIWKDHWFGLILFGTLGLLAVQYTYFAAIEASNAATATLLQYLAPAMIVLYVALKMKSLPSRTQFMAIGFALVGTFLLVTHGNFRELSITGWALFWGIASALALAFYTLQPIQLLKKYGSFVVVGWGMIIGGIGMSFLHPPWRVEGNISVSSITAISFVIVFGTLLAFLCYLESLKYLKATEASLLACTEPLSAALLAVLWLNVPFGFSEWLGAFCIIATIVILSRIKDKREVPFIKKERLRA, encoded by the coding sequence ATGAAAGTAGAAAAAGGAAAGTTAAGGTTTTTCGGGATTGTCCTAGTTCTTTTAGCAGCAGTTTTTTGGGGTGTTAGTGGTACAGTTGCTCAGTATTTATTTCAAGAGCATGGTGTTGGTGTTTCTTGGCTTGTTGTCATACGTTTATTAGTTTCAGGTCTACTCATTTTATTGATAACTATGATAAAACGAGAAAACAACATCTGGGCAATTTGGAAAGACCATTGGTTTGGCTTAATTCTTTTTGGTACATTGGGTTTATTAGCTGTTCAATATACATATTTTGCTGCAATTGAAGCTTCTAACGCAGCAACCGCGACCCTTTTACAGTACTTAGCACCAGCAATGATTGTTCTTTATGTAGCTTTAAAGATGAAAAGCCTACCATCTAGAACACAGTTTATGGCGATTGGATTCGCTTTAGTCGGAACGTTTTTATTAGTGACTCATGGAAACTTCCGTGAGCTGTCTATTACTGGTTGGGCCTTGTTTTGGGGTATCGCTTCTGCATTAGCTCTAGCCTTTTACACGCTTCAACCGATCCAATTATTAAAAAAATATGGTTCGTTTGTTGTAGTAGGATGGGGGATGATTATTGGTGGTATCGGAATGAGTTTTCTTCACCCACCTTGGCGTGTGGAGGGAAACATTTCTGTTTCATCAATAACCGCGATTAGCTTCGTCATCGTTTTTGGTACATTACTTGCGTTTTTATGCTATTTAGAAAGCTTAAAATATTTAAAGGCGACCGAGGCGAGTTTGTTAGCCTGTACAGAACCATTGTCGGCAGCACTTCTTGCTGTGTTATGGTTAAATGTCCCTTTTGGTTTTTCGGAATGGCTAGGAGCTTTTTGCATAATTGCTACAATTGTGATCTTGTCTAGAATAAAAGATAAAAGGGAAGTTCCATTTATAAAGAAGGAGAGGTTAAGGGCATGA
- a CDS encoding BsuPI-related putative proteinase inhibitor, with product MKKHWKLLSALTLATLLATACGSNEVEKKVGGSDQTGYETPSENTDKETVSEDLVSTDIQFSDGYYTFTLKNETDKDLELTFSSSQEYEYHIKDSQGNIIYTYSMDKMFMQQIVEKTLAPGETYTMNVDVDILSSLQAETYTLEIWSMADKAQDVKTEIEFTLEEVATSLEGTYVGQIDNNSVEIKDSNGNPKAYRLTGITNEFISSLEAEDTVIYSYYKKNGQLFLTMIHGELQ from the coding sequence ATGAAAAAACATTGGAAGTTACTATCGGCCCTTACATTAGCAACGTTACTAGCCACAGCATGTGGTTCTAATGAAGTAGAGAAAAAAGTAGGTGGCAGTGATCAAACAGGCTATGAGACACCTAGTGAGAATACGGATAAAGAGACTGTAAGTGAAGATCTCGTTTCTACTGACATTCAATTTTCAGACGGCTACTATACGTTCACGTTAAAGAACGAAACAGATAAAGACCTAGAATTGACATTTAGTAGCTCACAAGAATACGAATATCACATTAAAGATAGTCAAGGCAACATCATCTACACTTACTCTATGGATAAAATGTTTATGCAACAAATTGTAGAAAAAACATTAGCTCCAGGTGAAACATACACCATGAATGTAGATGTAGATATCCTTTCATCATTACAAGCCGAAACCTACACGCTAGAAATTTGGTCAATGGCAGACAAAGCACAAGATGTAAAAACTGAAATTGAATTTACTCTTGAAGAAGTTGCAACAAGTTTAGAAGGCACTTATGTAGGTCAAATTGATAATAATTCCGTAGAGATTAAAGACAGTAATGGAAATCCTAAAGCTTACAGACTAACCGGCATTACTAACGAATTCATCTCGTCACTTGAAGCTGAAGACACTGTAATCTATAGCTACTATAAGAAAAATGGTCAGTTATTTTTGACAATGATCCACGGAGAGTTACAATAA
- a CDS encoding SDR family NAD(P)-dependent oxidoreductase, whose amino-acid sequence MKKALVLGASGGIGYALVQELVSRGIEVIAFARGKEKLQGLYGSSDKVTIVTGNALEEEDVMRAASGVDVIFHSVSFPYQDWEHTHPKCVEIMIKAARINEAKIAFVDNVYAYGKQSGFVTERNEKHPHTKKGKLRLGMENTLKNSGIPTLIVHMPDVYGPNCGNTILHETLKNIEANKTANFVGPTNVAREYLFTLDGAKAMVELALRDEAYNQNWNIPASRPITGDELLTIFRDEFGYTRSLRTISKSMIRFMGVFQPFMKEMVEMMYLTEEPIVLSGEKYEAQVGLLPRTPYQDGLKTTLEWKEKQVLVK is encoded by the coding sequence ATGAAGAAAGCACTAGTTTTAGGGGCGTCAGGTGGAATAGGGTATGCATTAGTTCAAGAGTTAGTTTCTCGTGGAATTGAAGTTATTGCTTTTGCGAGGGGAAAAGAGAAGTTACAAGGTCTTTATGGCAGTAGCGATAAGGTTACCATTGTTACAGGGAATGCATTAGAAGAAGAAGATGTGATGAGAGCTGCTAGCGGGGTTGATGTTATCTTTCATTCGGTAAGTTTTCCTTATCAAGATTGGGAGCATACCCATCCAAAATGTGTAGAAATTATGATTAAGGCAGCTAGAATTAACGAAGCCAAAATAGCGTTTGTTGATAACGTTTATGCATACGGTAAACAGTCTGGTTTCGTTACTGAAAGAAACGAAAAGCATCCGCATACGAAAAAGGGAAAATTACGTCTTGGGATGGAAAATACACTAAAGAATAGCGGTATTCCTACGCTAATTGTTCATATGCCTGATGTCTACGGACCGAACTGTGGAAATACGATCTTACATGAAACATTGAAAAATATTGAGGCGAACAAAACGGCTAATTTTGTTGGACCTACGAACGTAGCAAGGGAATACTTGTTTACACTAGATGGGGCAAAAGCGATGGTGGAATTGGCTTTACGTGACGAAGCTTATAATCAAAATTGGAATATACCAGCCTCTCGACCAATTACAGGTGACGAATTACTAACGATCTTTCGTGATGAGTTTGGATATACCAGATCATTACGAACAATATCGAAATCGATGATTCGTTTTATGGGGGTTTTTCAACCTTTTATGAAAGAAATGGTTGAGATGATGTATTTAACGGAGGAGCCGATTGTGTTAAGTGGAGAGAAATATGAGGCGCAGGTTGGTCTACTGCCACGAACCCCTTACCAAGATGGGTTAAAAACAACGCTGGAATGGAAAGAAAAACAAGTACTTGTTAAATAA
- a CDS encoding DUF4931 domain-containing protein, with protein sequence MSSPSYLLYDPSIGKQKPESIINRTTACPFCDRDNLIDILDEKSPFILLKNKFPTLPDTYQTVLIETDSCEEEFSSYNKEHLHNLIDFAFRNWLEMSKSQEYKSVLLFKNHGPLSGGSIHHAHMQIVGLKHVDYTKDITLEHFEGIRISETNSVQFTLSTKPKMGFYEFNVVLENLVDQNVLAEYTQMATHYILNHFPAKCGSYNLFFYQLDGKILVKVIPRFATSPLFVGYSIAQVAVNLEEIVERVKEIYCL encoded by the coding sequence ATGTCTAGTCCCTCATACCTACTTTATGATCCATCGATTGGTAAGCAAAAACCAGAAAGTATTATAAATCGAACAACAGCGTGTCCGTTTTGTGATCGAGATAACCTTATCGATATTCTTGATGAAAAGAGTCCATTTATTTTATTGAAAAATAAGTTTCCAACCTTACCTGATACTTATCAAACTGTTCTAATTGAAACAGACTCATGTGAAGAAGAGTTTTCAAGCTATAACAAAGAACATTTACACAATCTAATAGATTTTGCCTTTAGAAATTGGTTAGAGATGAGTAAATCGCAAGAGTATAAATCTGTACTACTCTTTAAAAATCATGGGCCTTTGTCTGGTGGCTCCATTCACCATGCCCATATGCAAATTGTAGGATTAAAGCATGTCGATTACACCAAGGATATTACGTTAGAGCACTTTGAAGGTATCCGAATTTCCGAGACCAACTCTGTTCAGTTTACCCTTTCAACTAAGCCGAAGATGGGCTTCTATGAATTTAATGTGGTTTTGGAAAATCTAGTCGATCAAAATGTATTAGCCGAATACACTCAAATGGCGACTCATTATATCCTAAATCATTTTCCGGCGAAATGTGGTAGCTATAATCTGTTTTTCTATCAATTAGATGGGAAAATTCTTGTCAAGGTTATTCCTAGATTTGCTACATCGCCACTTTTTGTAGGTTATTCCATCGCGCAAGTAGCTGTAAACCTAGAAGAGATTGTAGAGCGGGTGAAGGAGATTTACTGTTTATAA
- a CDS encoding Zn-dependent hydrolase — protein MNTYPNQFFDRLMQDYDSRLNHSGIEGERLATRLAKLAEIGLTDENGSSRMGFSKEERQAKELVKSWMKDAGLVVREDGAGNVFGRLDGKDGNAHVILSGSHVDSVPNGGHFDGPLGVLAAIEVAEAWKQANYQPNKSYEVVIFTDEEGSRFSGGFSGSAAMVGDVNQDEQLKLIDLHGHSFQEVIKADGLTVDGYFRAKRDMKEVAAFVEVHIEQGKQLEKRNLPVGVVTGIAGPCWLELTFLGEAGHAGNTPMNDRKDALIAASMFIHELERFPREVSPTAVATVGRLNVHPNGINVIPGKVTLSVDIRDIHKQTRDLLVEEVIKMAQEVAEHRNVKLEVAETIRIAPVPISLQMQGKVMKAVEDQEVEAFLLPSGAGHDAMVIGTHTPAAMLFVRSQNGISHNPKEWSSLNDCVMAAHVLKGIIEDLTQ, from the coding sequence ATGAATACATATCCAAATCAATTTTTTGATAGGTTAATGCAAGATTATGACTCTCGTTTAAATCATTCAGGTATTGAAGGAGAACGATTAGCGACAAGATTAGCAAAGCTAGCTGAAATTGGCTTGACAGACGAAAATGGGTCTAGCAGAATGGGTTTTTCAAAGGAAGAGCGACAAGCAAAAGAGTTAGTGAAATCGTGGATGAAGGATGCTGGATTAGTTGTTCGGGAGGATGGAGCAGGCAATGTATTTGGTAGATTGGATGGTAAGGACGGGAATGCACATGTCATCCTCTCAGGATCACATGTAGATTCTGTTCCAAATGGCGGACATTTCGATGGCCCGTTGGGTGTTCTAGCCGCAATAGAAGTGGCAGAAGCATGGAAACAAGCTAACTACCAACCAAATAAATCGTATGAGGTTGTTATCTTTACCGATGAAGAGGGTTCACGCTTTAGTGGGGGCTTTAGCGGAAGCGCTGCGATGGTTGGGGACGTAAATCAAGATGAGCAGTTGAAGCTAATCGATTTACATGGTCATTCATTTCAAGAAGTTATTAAAGCTGACGGGCTGACTGTAGATGGCTATTTCAGAGCAAAGCGTGACATGAAAGAAGTGGCTGCCTTTGTTGAAGTTCACATTGAGCAAGGCAAACAGCTTGAGAAACGAAATCTTCCAGTCGGGGTTGTGACTGGGATTGCTGGACCTTGTTGGCTTGAGTTAACGTTTCTAGGGGAAGCGGGTCATGCCGGAAATACTCCAATGAATGATCGGAAAGATGCATTAATAGCTGCGAGTATGTTTATACATGAATTAGAAAGGTTCCCAAGGGAAGTAAGTCCAACAGCTGTTGCAACTGTAGGAAGATTAAATGTTCACCCTAACGGCATTAATGTCATACCTGGCAAGGTTACATTGTCTGTTGATATTCGTGATATACATAAACAAACGAGAGATTTGTTGGTTGAAGAAGTGATAAAAATGGCCCAAGAAGTTGCTGAGCATAGAAATGTTAAGCTTGAGGTAGCAGAAACTATTCGAATTGCACCTGTTCCAATTTCCTTACAAATGCAAGGCAAAGTTATGAAGGCCGTAGAGGATCAAGAGGTTGAGGCATTCTTATTGCCAAGTGGGGCCGGACATGATGCGATGGTCATCGGAACTCATACTCCTGCAGCGATGTTATTTGTTAGAAGTCAAAATGGGATTAGCCATAATCCCAAAGAATGGTCATCATTAAATGATTGTGTGATGGCAGCTCATGTATTAAAAGGGATTATAGAAGACCTTACCCAATAA